The DNA sequence gtatttctGAACTAATACTGAATTTGGCAAAAAAATGGTATATATCTCATTCAGAATGATTTGAACATTCAAGAGCTGTCATTAAGAAAGCGTGCTCAACTATTCGACAGCTTCTAAGttgaacaagggccataacttgacAAGACTTATGTAACTGagatattttattacaatttataacaaattttcattttattaaatttattaaggCAATGATATCataacaacttgcatgcaaaacttcaacaaagttctatgttaaaaagggccTTTATTTGAATTAAAGTCAAGATCAGACTACTTCAGTAGTTCTGATGACTGGGAAGCattgtttcaatccaatacataaAGTTGTTATTGAGATAACAGCTTAATAGCTAGTTGCAagccaaattttctaagttgaaaaactgccataatttgaattaaatttaacaagGAGTTATAAAACTTGGTGATTTCAAAGTCTGATGAATAAGGagccttgtgtaaagtttcaatccaatcaTTCAAGTGGTTACAGAGGTATGAACTTGCACTCAAAACTTTAATGAAGTGTGATGCCGACACCTTAACACCTGCACAAGAGCAAATAAAATAACTCTCACTATTCTTGGAAAAGTCAAGCTGAAAATGACACAGATGAATTTTGCTTGAACTAATAGTCTTTTACTTCAGCAGGAAAAGAAAGTGTGTATTTCTTACCAGAACTAATCAAGTAACACATGAAACAGATGTGCAACAGAACTGACCCATGACAAATTGCCTTGAGGAAAGGTGCCCCCAGAAAGGCACTGTCTCAACTAATTAAGCTCCTGAAAACCATCTGAAATATTCTTGAAATCAGCACTTTTGTCTATTGCTGGTTTCTAGTcctttatcattttataatttcattcatAATAATGCTGACAAATAATCATTTTTGTTCAGTTCACAAAATTTATGTGCAGCAATGTATATTGGTTATAGGTAACGGCAAAAAGCAGCATTaccaaaacatatttatttcaggtGTGGGATCTTTTAGGGCCAGCCCTGATTTCATTATTTCAGGCTTTTGATCACCAGAAATTCCCTATATCACTTTCCTGGAAAGGAGATTTCAGGACTGAGAATGTTGAATTTCAAGGTTTTGATTTTTGACTGAATTCCAGGTCTGTTATTTGTAATATCAATTTGTTTTGCACATAAAATATCTTTTCATCAATTCCATCAATATTTTGagttatttctcatttttctaTGAAGTACCTCAACATCCgcttgaaatgaaaaaaaaaatgcttttatttatcTTTCAGAAAACTTTGAGAGAGTGCAGCTGAGAAAGATTCATCTGAAAAGAAAAGTGCATCATAAATACAATGCTGGCCTCCTTGATTAAGATAATTACTTCTGCAGAAACAGAACAGGTTCAGGTCTCTCTGACCACTCATGCTAGACAGGAACAATTTGGACATGCACTGAATTATGGTTGTAGATTaacttgaaaatgttgaaaagcaTGGAGTACTGTCATCAGTGTTAATGATGAAACATAATGTACTTTGCACATATATTTATGTAACAACTGTGAACTTTTTGGATTTTAACAAGGAGAGAGATCAGCCCTAGCAAGCAAAGGCATTAATATAAGAAAGGGATCTATTGGGGGAAAAAAGAATAATGTGAAAAATAAGCAATTGGCTTGGTGAAAAAATCTATCAGGAGCTTAAACATGGAGAAGAAAATGAAcacaatttcatgaaaatgacTGAAAAAGAGATGCAATGAGACATATTGAAAACTTGTGTAACTTCCCAAAAACTATACTGTTTGTGACACTGCCTCCTGTtcaatatttaatcaaaatttctGTCTGAAAGTACTGGAAAATTCATCCATCTAAATCTTGAAAAGTAGGCTAATACAAAGAAACAAATCCACATAATCCAGCAGAAATTACAGGAACCAAGAATTTTATGAATCTTATAAAGGAAAGCTTTGATAATGGGAAATATTTTCAAGTACACTTTTCTAACAATTGTTATTTTCTGCGGAACAAAGATTCTTCATTTTGTAAAACAGTCAAATGAGAACTATTCAAACCAATTACCAACTGAAGACAGCAATACCTTCAATAATTTAGAAAAGAAATTCAACATATATACTACTATTAAAgaagatgaaaatgaaataaatgaaactggTGAGAAAATAAGTACAGTCACAACTGATACCCTGAAATGGACAAAAAGTAAAAATTCTACAAATCTGATTAACAGACTACAGAGGAAAAGAAAACTTCTCTCTCAAATGTGGGATAAATATTACAAGATTGGAGCAGGTACAACATTCCGAATTAAAGACACAAGCGCCTTCCATCAAGTTGGTGATGACATTTTTGCATTTTCAGCATTTTACGATAATAGGGAAATTCTAGGTAATCAAAATCCAGTTTTACGGATTGTAACTATATCAAAACTTCAATCAAGAGCCAGTCTGGAGTGCAGATTTTCTAAAACAAGGGCCAGTCAATGGGTTCAAGCGACAAGACAAGTACTAAGTGATAATCATGGTAAACCGTTTGGAGGTGTTATGTACACCTGTAACGTCCCTCATACGATTGGTAATAAACCACCAAAGACAGTTTATTTGCAAAGTTTACTCACTCATGAGGATCATTTTTCAAAGGTGACAAGTGCATTAGTTACCGTGGAAATAATTCCGCTGGGAATGTCACTTTGGAAGTCAACAATATATCATAATGTAGACAATCTAAAAAAATTCACCTCGGAGAATTGGCACACAAGTGATGCCAAACATTTCTTGGAAACTTCTCCAAATGATACTGATTTGAAAGAAATTCGAAAGATTGATAAATCACAGACACATCAAGGGAAACAACTAGATTTCAAAATAGTCCAAAATCGTGAAGAGTTACGAAGAACTAGAAACAGTAAACTTCCCAGCATTTCAGTGTGTGTACCACCATTGTTCGGAAACATTAAACTTTCCGAGTTTATACAGTTtgttgaaattcataaaattcttggtgccagtcaaatatttttctacaaaatgcGCGTTTCCTCCGACATTGGGAGGATGTTAGATTATTATCAATCTCAGGGTATAGTTACACCTATTGACTGGCACTTACCCAGCGGACTTCAAGACTCCATGAATATCTGGTACCATGGTCAAAGTGCAGCACAACAAGACTGTTTATATAGAAGCATAGGGAATTTTGACTTTACTGCTTTTATTGACCTTGATGAGGTTATAGTTCCTTATACAGATTCAGACTGGCTATCAATGTTAGAAAGACTGGAGCAAGCTTACACAAAAGGCAAACCTAGAAACATAGCTGCCTTCATGTTTAAAAGTGCTTTCTTTGAATCTGACATTAAAATCAATGATGGCATTAAAACAAGCCAACATAAGTTGTctctcttgaaaaatatttataggaATGCAATAGTAAGCTCTGTGAGAACGAAAGTAATTGTGAAGCCGGCCTATATTGAACACATCGGCGTTCATCATGTTTCAAAGTTGGTAAATTCTTCAACAAAACTTGATATTATACATGTGCCTGTTAAAACAGCTCTGATTCACCACAACAGGAAATGCACAACAGCATTAGATACTGAAATGCATTGTGGGAAGTATGTATCAAACGCAAGTTTACTGAAATATGCTGATATTTTAGTGAAGAACTATGAGGAAGCTCTGGAAtataatgtgaaatattttagaagTATCAGATAAATGTGATTCAGATTCATATATGACATTCCATCATTCCATTATTGTTTGTTCTAATAAAAAATGCTTCCAAATGTACTTTGTTCCtaaatttttgttctttatttgtcATGTAGTAAACATTAGGATATAACAACTTTCCTtaattaaactagaatgtgtctgtaggacacagggtgtgcaccccccccccctcccccccactggtacatttgtcacaaataaggggaaataaatcgaatgtttgcagtcttaatggggtatagcctaaaaaaaaatatgaaaaggattcattattctataccatatactttttgagctatgagcatcacaaacaaaaaatccactattttggctatttcaaaagccataactctgtaataaatgctaaaattctcaagaagaatgccaagtgtgcaaggtcacattatgataaagactcaatcaaggtttcatgaatttacattaaatactatctgaggcacataattaggtgaaaatgtgcatttttttactatttcaggggccataactctggaaataggggggaGACCCAtataaaaaatagtaggtgcaaaagttcatatcatgataaagactcatgcaatgtttcatcaatttatgtcgaatactttttgagctaggcgtgaaATGGTGCATTTTTAACCATTtcgagggccataactctagaaatagtgcgcagacccagattaaaaataggagatgcgcaagttcatatcatgattaagactcatgcaaggtttcatgaatctatatcaaatactttttgagctaggcgtgtcacaaggtgaaaatgtgcatttttgacttcaggggccataattctaaaaatagggggcggagccagacaaaaaataggaggtgcgtaagttcatatcatgataaagactcatgcaaggtttcatcaatttatatccaatactttttgagctaggcgtgtcacaaggtgaaaatgtgcatttttcactatttcaggggccataactctagaaatagggggcggacccagatgaaaaataggaggtgcgcaagttcatatcatgattaagactcatgcaaggtttcatgaatctatattaaatgctttttgagctaggcatgtcacaaggtgagaatgtgcatttttgactatttcaggggccataactctaaaattagggggcggggccaaacgaaaaataggaggtgcgtaagttcatatcatgataaagactcatgcaaagtttcatcaatttatatcaaatactttttgagctaggtgtgtcacgaacttcggatggacaagagcaaatttatatgcccctaccactcggggggggggggaggggggggcacAGGCACAAAAACATGACAGACATATGGACAAACACAACACCatataaaacttctttttttctataatgcacataaaatatatcataaccATAGGTCTCTTATTAAACATTAACTTGGTGATGCCTTTAACCcatagcctgctggtggcaagtgattctgcctttgcgactagtgcagaccaagattagtctgattatggtctgcactgttcgccattcagtcagtatcgttttggttagcaccccttttaacagttaatagtactgtccaaattgaaagatggacaagttcattattatagaaatttagcagggtaacggtatttttcttttaaattgaagtttgatcatattatgaacattagaatatgtgtttttgtttctaaactattttaaaaacgccaaatctggaaaaaaagatgaccgccttgagaatcgaacccggaccgccgctgcaataaagaagtttttcgCTGTCGCTACCAATAGTGCTATGGATGATTTAGTGTTCAATGTGCATTAAATCAAGACAGTTTACCTTGTGTAAAGCATTACAAatgctttttcaatttttatcataaaaattagtaacaactaattctcatgtgtttctgtaacatatagtctgtcagtaattaggTTTCAAAGCACTTTTAAGAAATAtggcatttatttccagatatctaataaaaatctttttttgttgttgttgaaccatctggaggtcagtgccttaaaacaaaatgcatgtgTTCTATGAAGTATCTATCTCCTAACTATGAAATAGAACTGGATATAActggtcattccattgtttttgAATCCACTCTGTGACACACAATAAGCATTTCATTAACTGACAGTTATTTcaagttttttcttttctgtttttttttttactttgaaagtCCACTGAAGCTGCCAAGGGGAACCATTTTAACAAATGTAAGAGAAATCCATACAAGAGTGCTACaaaccaagttatttgaagtatggtgaagatccatcaagaaatTTAAgtgtaactagaatgtgtctgtaggacacagggtgtgccccccactggtacatttgtcacaaataaggggcaatagttcaaatgtttgcagtaatGGGGTATAgccattttatgaaaaggattcattattctaggccctatactttttgagctatgagcatcacaaacaaaaaatccactattttggctatttcaagggccataactctgtaataagagctaagattctcaagaagaatgccaagtgtgcaaggtcatatcatgataaagactccagcaatgtttcctgaatttacatctaatactttttgagccaggcacataattaggtgaaaaagtgcattttttactatttcaggggcaataactttaaaaatagggggtggagccagcaaaaaaaattagaggtgtgcaagtttatatcatgataaagacttatgcaagttttcaaccatttatattaaatactgtttgcgctaggtgcgtcacaaggtgaaaatgtacatttttgactatttcaggggccataacgctgtaaaatagggggcagaccctatgaaaaatatgaggtgcacaaagttcatatcatgattaagactcatgcaaggtttcatgaatctttatcaaatacttttttagctaggcatgtcacaaggtaaaaatgtgcatttttgactatttcaggggccataactctgaaaatagggggctgagccagacgaaaaataggaggtgcgcaagttcatatcacgataaaaactcatgcaaggtttcatcaatttatatcaaagacttttcgagctaggcgcgtcacaaacttcggacggacggacggacaagaccaaactAACTGGTATACAAAATATGATTACGACTGGTTAAGAAATGAAGGTGTTCAAATATATGACATGTTCATTAAATCAATCAGTTGACACAAATGACCAGGACACAAATCCCAGTCTCCTAGACCTATGACATTCGCAAAGAAATACCCTGTAAAGTAAACATTACCTAACTACAAAAGGTCATGACTTGTGTTCCTCAAGCAATCAAACTGAAACTTGGAAGGGCTGCATTTCCCTGTGgccttttttcttttgttgttgggttcaacgtcgcaccgacacaattataggtcatatggtgactttccagctttgatgtttgaggaagatcccaggtgcccctacgtgcattatttcatcatgagcgggcacccgagtagaaccaacgaccttccgtaagccgatggcttcctaacatgcaGAATTCAATgctccgagtgaggcttgaacaaacatcggtgaggggcaagtgattttaagtcagagAACTTAACCACTGTGCCATGGAGGCCTCTCTCCCtgtagcagttaacatttctaccatgttttatataAATCCTTCAAACCATGTCTAAGATATTATTCTGCACAGACCAGACAATGGCAGACATGCCATGAAAACACTAGACTTGTACTGTAATATACAAAAGTACAAACTGCTATAAATCTCTTCATCTTCAagcaatctgaatgaaacttgcagAGCCGCATTTCCATaaagcagttaacatttctacaatgttttattgaaatccttcaaaaCACTCTGAACGCaaaatgccaaaactatatctctCCACCTTTTGTGGGAGGAAATCAATCAGGTGCATCCCATATTCGACTGAGCAAACCACAAACATGGGGATAATTTCAAAAGCAAAGAGAATGGTATCAGaaataaacagtttttttgtAACCTCTGCATCAAACTTTAAAATGTGTAACAAAGAGACTATACAAAGGATGGGTCTTGCATTCTGATACCCATTGCTAAatgaactagaactgtcacaggagtgactcatacccccacaatacggtcttgtcacagaagaatggcaaccataaggaatcttaaaaatactttggagtacttcatcctgggcttccacatataagtaatactagtataatactagtatagtaatactagtaaatatattaaatctctaat is a window from the Mercenaria mercenaria strain notata chromosome 7, MADL_Memer_1, whole genome shotgun sequence genome containing:
- the LOC123554474 gene encoding uncharacterized protein LOC123554474, which codes for MGNIFKYTFLTIVIFCGTKILHFVKQSNENYSNQLPTEDSNTFNNLEKKFNIYTTIKEDENEINETGEKISTVTTDTLKWTKSKNSTNLINRLQRKRKLLSQMWDKYYKIGAGTTFRIKDTSAFHQVGDDIFAFSAFYDNREILGNQNPVLRIVTISKLQSRASLECRFSKTRASQWVQATRQVLSDNHGKPFGGVMYTCNVPHTIGNKPPKTVYLQSLLTHEDHFSKVTSALVTVEIIPLGMSLWKSTIYHNVDNLKKFTSENWHTSDAKHFLETSPNDTDLKEIRKIDKSQTHQGKQLDFKIVQNREELRRTRNSKLPSISVCVPPLFGNIKLSEFIQFVEIHKILGASQIFFYKMRVSSDIGRMLDYYQSQGIVTPIDWHLPSGLQDSMNIWYHGQSAAQQDCLYRSIGNFDFTAFIDLDEVIVPYTDSDWLSMLERLEQAYTKGKPRNIAAFMFKSAFFESDIKINDGIKTSQHKLSLLKNIYRNAIVSSVRTKVIVKPAYIEHIGVHHVSKLVNSSTKLDIIHVPVKTALIHHNRKCTTALDTEMHCGKYVSNASLLKYADILVKNYEEALEYNVKYFRSIR